The DNA segment CGCACCCTCACCCCCACCCAACCCCAATCCCGTCGCCCCAGCCCACGTGTCGTTCGAACGGTTCTCCAACACATACCCGGGCACATTCGTCACGTTAAACGTCCGTACATAGGGAGCGGAAAGGGGATTCAGCCCCAGGTCGAGAAGGTTCGTGGCGACACTGAACCGGTAACGCCCCGGCTGAAGGGGACCATCGGTTACCAGGAGGGACGCATTGGTTCCGTTCACATAAGCCGGGGAGACCGCCAGGATGTACAGTGAGTCATCCGCCGTGCCAAAAAGATCATCGGGCCCGGCGTTTCGCAGTTCATAGGCGGAAGCGTTGTTCACCGTGGCCGGGGAAAGCTCCTCGGAAAAGGTGATTGTGAAGCGATCCCAAACATTGGTGGTGGTGCTGCCCTCGGGCGGCAGCGTATCGCCAAGGATCTGCGGCGACGTCGTATCCTGAGGGATCGTTTCCTCCACACTCAACAGGTATTGGGAAAGGAGGCCGTCAGTGCCCGTGTTCGCACGCACGCGCACGTAGTAACGACCAGCTGCGCCCGGGAGGACCGTGTGTGTCAGATTTGTCGTCCCCGCCGGGGCCGACGCCACCACCGTGCCGGCAGCGTTCAGGATTTCCAGTATTGGGTCCAATCCGCTGGACGACGGCCGGTTCAGGGCCACACGGATTTGACTGTTCTCGGGAAGGGTGAAGACCGGCTCTGAGCGGCCCAGCGGCGCATATGACAGTGCAAACACGTCGCCCGGGTCACCGGCGCGGAGGTAACCGGCAATCAGCGCCCACTGGTTGGTCCCCTGCCGCGTAAAGACCGGCACGTTGGCCCGGCCCACCGTGTTGTTGTCCTCAGCCTCCAACTGCCACGGCGGCGACGCCACCAGCACCCGCAACCGATACTCCCCCCAATAGTCGTAATTGTAACTCACCCGCACCCGATACACCCCACTCACCGGCAACTCCACCGGCCCCGATTGACCCGTCCCGTTGCCCTGCGCGTAAAAGTCCGTCAACACCCTCCCGTCCGGCCCCTCCAACCGATAATACAACCCACTGCTGCCCGGATTGCCCGGCACCTCCACCGCCACCATCACCCGATCCCCAGCACGCCCACCGAAGCTCCAGTAGTCCACATCACCCCTGCCCGACAGATTGCCCCGCCCATACCCGTGCCGCACCCCACTGCCCACAGGATCCTCCACCAAACCCCCCACCCCAACCGCCCTCAACACCGTCACACTGTTGCCAGAGTAGTTCGCACTGGCCAAATCCAACCAACCATCCCCATCCCAGTCCCCCACCACCACACCAATCGGATTGCCATCCACACTGTACCTCACCGGCCCCTCAAACACCCCAGCCCCACCGTTCAACAGCACCACCACCCGACTGCTCCCATAACTCCCAATCACCACGTCCAACCACCCGTCCCCGTTCAAATCCCCCAATGCCAACCAATACGGATCCGACGTCCCAGCCCCATAACTCACCACCGGCCGCAGCGTCCCATCCCCATTACCCAACAACACCCCCAGCGTGTTGTCCCCACTGTTCACCACCACCACATCCATCAACCCATCCCCATTCACATCCCCCACCGCCACACCCCGAGGACGATTCAACCCACCATACCTCACCCCACCCTCAAACCCACCATCCCCACGCCCCAACCACACACCCACATCCCCACTGCCATAATTGGCCACCACCAGGTCCAACCTCCCATCCCCATTCAAATCCCCAACCGCCAACCCCACAGGACCACTCCCCGCCGCCCAGTTCGTCACCCCACCAAATCCCCCACCCCCAACCCCCAACCTCACACTCACATCCCCACTCCCATTATTCGCCGTCGCCACATCCAACCACCCGTCCCCATTGAAATCCCCCAACACCAACCCATTCGGATTCCTCCCCACCGACCAGTTCGTCACACTCCCAAATCCCCCATCCCCACGCCCCAGCAACACACTCACATCGTGGCTGTACGCATTGGCCACCACCAAATCCATCACCCCGTCCCCGTTCACATCCCCAGCCGCCAACGCCACCGGCCCGTCCCCAGCCCCAACATTCGTCGCCACCCCAAACGTCCCATCCCCACGCCCCAACAACACACTCACATCGTCACTGCTCAAATTCGCCGTCGCCAAATCCATTACCCCATCCCCGTTCCAGTCCCCAGCCACCACATAATACGGATTCCTCCCCACCCCAAAACTCGACCCCACCACAAACGAACCCGACGCACCCTCACCCCCACCCAACCCCAATCCCGTCGCCCCAGCCCACGTGTCGTTCGAACGGTTCTCCAACACGTACCCGGGCACATTCGTCACGTTAAAGATCCGTACGTAGGGGGCGGAAAGGTGATTCCCACTGGCGTCCTTGAGCGCCGTACCTGCCGTAAATCGGTGCAGCCCGACTTGCAGGGGACCATCGGAAATGACGAAGGTAACATTGGTGCCAATGGTGTAAGCCGGAGAGGCAATCACGGTGTAGAGCCAGTCGTCTCCGGTGTCGAGGAGGCCGTCCGGGCCGGCACCTCGCAGTTCAAAACTGGCGGGATTGTTGACGGTGGTGGCCAGCATGTCCTCGGAGAAAGTCAGCGTAAACCGGTCGATGACGGCCGGAACCGAGCTGCCCTCGGCGGGCAGAGTGTCCGCCACCACCTGCGGCGGTGTCAGGTCCACCGGCGTGAGCACATCCACCCGCAGCAGATACTGCGCCAGCAGACCGGCGGAACCGCCGTCGGCACGCACCCGCGCCAGATAACGTCCGTCTGTGGGCACGACATAGCTCAGGTTGGTCTGCCCGGCCGCGCCGGCAAGCAGCGTCGTACCGGCGTTGTTCAACACCTCTAGGATCGGGATCAAGGGGCTGGTAGCCGGTAGCGTGAGGGTCAGCCGGATTTCTGTGCCCGCAGGAAGGTCCAAGAGATAGTTCTGGGCGTCTGGCGGGAGGTTCCGCAATGCATACACGTCGCCCGGGTCACCGGCGCGGAGGTAACCGGCAATCAGCGCCCACTGGTTGGTCCCCTGCCGAGTAAAGACCGGCACATTGGCCTGGGCCACCGTGTTGTTGTCCTCAGCCTCCAACTGCCACGGAGGCGACACCACCAACACCCGCAACCGATACTCCCCCCAATAGTCGTAATTGTAACTCACCCGCACCCGATACACCCCACTCACCGGCAACTCCACCGGCCCCGATTGACCCGTCCCATTATGCCACTGCCCGTAAAAACTCGTCAGCTCCCTCCCGTCCGGACCCTCCAACCGATAATACAACCCACTGTTGCCCGGATTCCCCGGCACCTCCACCGCCACCATCACCCGATCCCCAGCACGCCCACCGAAGCTCCAGTAGTCCACATCACCCCTGCCCGACAGATTGCCCCGCCCATACCCGTGCCGCACCCCACTGCCCACAGGATCCTCCACCAAACCCCCCACCCCAACCGCCCTCAACACCGTCACACTGTTGCCAGAGTAGTTCGCACTGGCCAAATCCAACCAACCATCCCCATCCCAGTCCCCCACCACCACACCAATCGGATTGCCATCCACACTGTACCTCACCGGCCCCTCAAACACCCCAGCCCCACCGTTCAACAGCACCACCACCCGACTGCTCCCATAACTCCCAATCACCACGTCCAACCACCCGTCCCCGTTCAAATCCCCCAATGCCAACCAATACGGATCCGACGTCCCAGCCCCATAACTCACCACCGGCCGCAGCGTCCCATCCCCATTACCCAACAACACCCCCAGCGTGTTGTCCCCACTGTTCACCACCACCACATCCATCAACCCATCCCCATTCACATCCCCCACCGCCACACCCCGAGGACGATTCAACCCACCATACCTCACCCCACCCTCAAACCCACCATCCCCACGCCCCAACCACACACCCACATCCCCACTGCCATAATTGGCCACCACCAGGTCCAACCTCCCATCCCCATTCAAATCCCCAACCGCCAACCCCACAGGACCACTCCCCGCCGCCCAGTTCGTCACCCCACCAAATCCCCCACCCCCAACCCCCAACCTCACACTCACATCCCCACTCCCATTATTCGCCGTCGCCACATCCAACCACCCGTCCCCATTGAAATCCCCCAACACCAACCCATTCGGATTCCTCCCCACCGACCAGTTCGTCACACTCCCAAATCCCCCATCCCCACGCCCCAGCAACACACTCACATCGTGGCTGTACGCATTGGCCACCACCAAATCCATCACCCCGTCCCCGTTCACATCCCCAGCCGCCAACGCCACCGGCCCGTCCCCAGCCCCAACATTCGTCGCCACCCCAAACGTCCCATCCCCACCCCCCAACAACACACTCACATCGTCACTGCTCAAATTCGCCGTCGCCAAATCCATCACACCATCCCCGTTCCAGTCCCCAGCCACCACATAATACGGATTCCTCCCCACCCCAAAACTCGACCCCACCACAAACGAACCCGACGCACCCTCACCCCCAACCAACCCCAACCCCGTCGCCCCAGCCCACGTGTCGTTCGAACGGTTCTCAACCTGGAACAAGCCGAGACGTTCAACGCTAAAGGTGCGAGCGAATGCGGGCGTGAGGGGATTACCTGCGCGATCGAGCACGCCCTGTCCAATGGTGAACCGGGTGAGCCCCAACTGAAGCGGGCCGTCATTCAGATTGACCTGGAGAATGTTACCCCCGGAGTACACGAGCGTCAGGGGGTACAGGATGTCGTCGGCCGTGTCGAAGACGCCGTCGGCGCCCGCTTTCCGGAGATCGAAACTGGCGGGATTGGTTGCGGTTAATGGGCGGAGTGGTTCGGAAAAGACGACGGAGAAGGCATTGATCAGGTCGGTGGTGGTACCTCCCTGGTCGGGCAGAGTAACGCTGCTGACGGTGGGAGGCACGCTGTCCACCACGCTGAGCTCGAGGTAATACCGTGCCAGGATGCCGCGGTTGGCGGATGCGGTCACCCGCGCCAGGTACTCGCCCGCTTGCGCGATGGTGAGGTTGGTCTGGGCTGCAACCTGGGCCACGGGGTTGGTGTCGCCCAGACGGTAGAGGCCCAGCACGGCATCGCCGGGTTGGAGGACAGTCCATGAACCCAATTCCAGCCGGGCGGTAAGCTGGTTACCGGGCTGCAGACTCCCGAGAGCATACCAGTCACCCTCCGGATCGTCTGCCGGCAGCGCACCGACGACAGACATTTGAAACGCTCCCGCCTGGAACACCGTCGGCAGGATGTTGGCGGTATTGGTGTCGTTGTTGGGTTCGGTTTCCAGCGCGGGCCCGCGGCTGAGGTCCACACGCAGGACATAATCGGAGACCTGATTGTCCGTGTACACCCGGATGCGGTAACCGCCCGGGGAGGAAAGCCGGACATTGAAGACTTGCGCCACCCCTGCAGAGCTGCCACTGACGGAGGCCACGCTTTGACCGGAGGGGTCAAGAACCCGAAGTTGCGGCCTCGATGCGCCGATGGCGGTTTCGATGCGGACGCTGAGGCGGTCGCCACCCTCGGCATTGAAGGTCCAATCATCGGCGTTGGCGCTGCCCACACCGTCAAAGGCGTTGGTCACGGCAGCCACGTACCATCCGGAGCCGGGTCTGGCCTCCACCAGGTTGAGCATCTCAAGACCGGCCACGGCTCGATGGACCGCCAGGAGCGTCGCCACGCAAACGCACGCACCAACAAACCTTTTCATGGCATCCAAGCACGACCGACCGAATCCGCTTACCTTAAGTTGCTTGGTCCCAACAGCATCATTCGTCAAGCGGTATTTTATCATTAGCAATCATGTTGGCGATTTGCTCTGCCTTCGTCTGTCTGCTCCGGAGGGCGTCGGCGTGGAAGGTCAACGCGTCTTGGCAGGCAAACAGGCACTGGTTAAAGGCAAGTCCATGGTAGTGCGGCCGTGCGCCCGCACACAATCGTGTACATTACGGATGGGCAGTTCCGTAACAGACCCGACACGATGAGCGATGGCTCGCAGTTCCGGGCGGGGGCGCCAGGGCTGGCCCTCGGAAGACGCTTGCCTTAAGCTCCGCCGCATGATGGCGGTGAGGCAGGGAAGCGCTAGGGAGTGCGTCATGGGGCTGGTCCGGATGACATGGAGCCGGCAGGTCGCCGCTCTGGTGTTGCTGGGATGGGCCGCTGGGTTGGCAGGGGCGGTGATGGAGGTGCAATCGGTCGTAACCTTGGAGCGCAACCCGCGGCTGTTTGTTTGGGCCGAACCGGGTCGGGAAACGGAGCTCCAAGCCCTGCACGCCGGCCTCGGGGTGCGGGTGGTGCATACCATGGTTCCATGCGGCGGATTTCAAATCGTGGAGTTGGGTCGGGGAACGGATCCGGAAACGGTTCTGGAACGGTACCGCATGAGCGGGATGGTGCACCGGGTGGAACCGGATGGGGTTATCCGGGCGGCACAGGCTTTACCGGACGATCCGTTTTTCCAGAACGGTGCCCAATGGCATCTCAACAATTATGGCCAGAACGGTGGGGTGCCGGACGCCGACGTGGACGCGCCCGAGGCATGGGATGTGATCCGGGAGGCGACCAACGTGGTCGTGGCGGTCCTCGACAGTGGGATCCGCTGGTCGCACGAGGACTTGAAGGACAATTTGTGGCGGGATCCGCGCACGGGGTCCAACGGCTTGAACCTGATCACGGGCACGAACAACCCCTGGGACGACAACGGCCACGGCACCCATGTGGCGGGTCTGATTGGTGCCGTGGGCAATAACGGTCGGGGCGTGGCGGGCGTGGCCTGGCGGGTGCAGCTCATGGGGGTGAAGGTCCTGGACAGCCAGGGCAATGGCTATTTCAGCGACGCGGTTTTGGGCGTGGAATACGCAATCACCAACGGCGCGCGGGTTTTGAACATCAGCTGGACAAGTTCCACCTACTCGTCGGCCTTTTCGAATGTCCTTTGGTGGGCGGGGCAACAGGGCGCCGTGGTGGTAACGGCTGCGGGCAATACATCGGCCAACCTCGACACCTTCCCTCTCTGGCCGGCCTCATTGGGTCTACCCCATCAATTAACGGTAGGGGCTTCAACCCGCACCGACGACCGGTACACCCAATCGGCCTACGGCCCGGCGTCGGTCCATCTTTTTGCCCCCGGCGCAACCCTGTATTCCACTTCGAGCAGCGGGGACACGGCTTACACAACCATGAGCGGCACCTCCATGGCGACCGCTGTGGTGAGCGGGGCGGTGGCATTGACGATGGCGCGCTTTCCCGGGGCCGGTCCGACGGAGATCGTGAATCGGATTCTGGCGGCGGTGGACGTGAAGCCGGCGTTCCAGGGCCGGTGCCGAACGGGCGGCCGACTCAACCTGCGCCGGGTTGTGGATCTCCCGCAACTTGCCATGATCCGCAGCCCGGAACCGGTCATGGAGTTGCATGGGCATCCCGGACATGCCTACGAGGTCTGGGGGTCGTCGGACCTGGTGAATTGGCAACGCGTCACCAATATGGTTTTGACCGGAGCAACCTGGAGCTGGCCGGGTCCGGAAGGGCTGCTGCTGCCCAGTCGATTTTACCGGGCCGTGCCCGCACCCTGACGGGTGGCCAACCGCCCGGGCAGCCTCCCCCCAACGAGCACCTGTTGAAGCGCGGGACCCGGGGCCAACCCGTCCTACTGGCGGCCGACATGCGCGCCCACGCCCGAGGGCCCGGCTGGTGCACCGGGAACTTTTAAGCGACTCAACCTTCGTGAACCAGCGCGGTTCGCGCCGCGACCACCATCCCGACCCGGCGCCAGTCATCATCGCGCCTTCCGCTCTGTACCTCGAGACCCAATAACGTCGTCCCGGGCGTTACGGAGCAGACCGGATGGGCACGCAATACAGCGGCCACGGGCCGGCATCGAAGGCTGAGAGATCGTCTCTGCGGACGCGACGACGGAACGCACGTGGCGATGGCGTTCCAAGGCCGGGCGTGGACAGTCACGGTCCGCCCTGAGTGGGCCCTCCACCGGACGGGATGGGGTCGTGCCGTGTCGAGGCTGGCAGCCTCCCACCCCAAGCGGTTCAAGGATCCGTTTCTGTTTCAAGCCTGAAAACAGTTCCTGCCGGCCAAGTTGATCCGGAGCTGGTTGGTGACTGCAGCCGCGTATGTCGAGCGCACTTCATCGAGCTATCCACCGGTCCCATGCGGAACGTTGGGAGGACAGACACCGGTCCGAAGCCGGGCTGCGCGCTTCAGCCGGCGCAGCCCGGCGGTTTCTTCCGCTCCCCCGGGGATGGGGCCCAACGACGGTGGCAGGCCGAACTGCGTGAAGCTGCACTCCCTCCAGCCTCTGCCGCATCAGGTCGAACCCCCAGCCAGGGGCATCATCAGCCGCGCGAAGGCCGTTGCACTGCCTACTGCCACTTTGTAACGACCGTCGCCATGGAGGACACCCACCCTCCCCTGCCGCCACTGCGCGGCCTCCCGGCCAAAATCCGGACGTCGGAACTATCTCGTCGAAATCGGAGATATGCTCGTTGCCGGCGGCACCGGGCGCACATGCCGTTCACTGCCGGGCGCCGGCCGCAATGGGGCAATTCTGAAAAGGCCGGGCACGGGCACTCATGCAAAGCCGCAGCGCCAGGGCATGGACATCCGTCCCCGA comes from the Limisphaera ngatamarikiensis genome and includes:
- a CDS encoding S8 family peptidase, with protein sequence MGLVRMTWSRQVAALVLLGWAAGLAGAVMEVQSVVTLERNPRLFVWAEPGRETELQALHAGLGVRVVHTMVPCGGFQIVELGRGTDPETVLERYRMSGMVHRVEPDGVIRAAQALPDDPFFQNGAQWHLNNYGQNGGVPDADVDAPEAWDVIREATNVVVAVLDSGIRWSHEDLKDNLWRDPRTGSNGLNLITGTNNPWDDNGHGTHVAGLIGAVGNNGRGVAGVAWRVQLMGVKVLDSQGNGYFSDAVLGVEYAITNGARVLNISWTSSTYSSAFSNVLWWAGQQGAVVVTAAGNTSANLDTFPLWPASLGLPHQLTVGASTRTDDRYTQSAYGPASVHLFAPGATLYSTSSSGDTAYTTMSGTSMATAVVSGAVALTMARFPGAGPTEIVNRILAAVDVKPAFQGRCRTGGRLNLRRVVDLPQLAMIRSPEPVMELHGHPGHAYEVWGSSDLVNWQRVTNMVLTGATWSWPGPEGLLLPSRFYRAVPAP
- a CDS encoding FG-GAP-like repeat-containing protein, giving the protein MKRFVGACVCVATLLAVHRAVAGLEMLNLVEARPGSGWYVAAVTNAFDGVGSANADDWTFNAEGGDRLSVRIETAIGASRPQLRVLDPSGQSVASVSGSSAGVAQVFNVRLSSPGGYRIRVYTDNQVSDYVLRVDLSRGPALETEPNNDTNTANILPTVFQAGAFQMSVVGALPADDPEGDWYALGSLQPGNQLTARLELGSWTVLQPGDAVLGLYRLGDTNPVAQVAAQTNLTIAQAGEYLARVTASANRGILARYYLELSVVDSVPPTVSSVTLPDQGGTTTDLINAFSVVFSEPLRPLTATNPASFDLRKAGADGVFDTADDILYPLTLVYSGGNILQVNLNDGPLQLGLTRFTIGQGVLDRAGNPLTPAFARTFSVERLGLFQVENRSNDTWAGATGLGLVGGEGASGSFVVGSSFGVGRNPYYVVAGDWNGDGVMDLATANLSSDDVSVLLGGGDGTFGVATNVGAGDGPVALAAGDVNGDGVMDLVVANAYSHDVSVLLGRGDGGFGSVTNWSVGRNPNGLVLGDFNGDGWLDVATANNGSGDVSVRLGVGGGGFGGVTNWAAGSGPVGLAVGDLNGDGRLDLVVANYGSGDVGVWLGRGDGGFEGGVRYGGLNRPRGVAVGDVNGDGLMDVVVVNSGDNTLGVLLGNGDGTLRPVVSYGAGTSDPYWLALGDLNGDGWLDVVIGSYGSSRVVVLLNGGAGVFEGPVRYSVDGNPIGVVVGDWDGDGWLDLASANYSGNSVTVLRAVGVGGLVEDPVGSGVRHGYGRGNLSGRGDVDYWSFGGRAGDRVMVAVEVPGNPGNSGLYYRLEGPDGRELTSFYGQWHNGTGQSGPVELPVSGVYRVRVSYNYDYWGEYRLRVLVVSPPWQLEAEDNNTVAQANVPVFTRQGTNQWALIAGYLRAGDPGDVYALRNLPPDAQNYLLDLPAGTEIRLTLTLPATSPLIPILEVLNNAGTTLLAGAAGQTNLSYVVPTDGRYLARVRADGGSAGLLAQYLLRVDVLTPVDLTPPQVVADTLPAEGSSVPAVIDRFTLTFSEDMLATTVNNPASFELRGAGPDGLLDTGDDWLYTVIASPAYTIGTNVTFVISDGPLQVGLHRFTAGTALKDASGNHLSAPYVRIFNVTNVPGYVLENRSNDTWAGATGLGLGGGEGASGSFVVGSSFGVGRNPYYVVAGDWNGDGVMDLATANLSSDDVSVLLGRGDGTFGVATNVGAGDGPVALAAGDVNGDGVMDLVVANAYSHDVSVLLGRGDGGFGSVTNWSVGRNPNGLVLGDFNGDGWLDVATANNGSGDVSVRLGVGGGGFGGVTNWAAGSGPVGLAVGDLNGDGRLDLVVANYGSGDVGVWLGRGDGGFEGGVRYGGLNRPRGVAVGDVNGDGLMDVVVVNSGDNTLGVLLGNGDGTLRPVVSYGAGTSDPYWLALGDLNGDGWLDVVIGSYGSSRVVVLLNGGAGVFEGPVRYSVDGNPIGVVVGDWDGDGWLDLASANYSGNSVTVLRAVGVGGLVEDPVGSGVRHGYGRGNLSGRGDVDYWSFGGRAGDRVMVAVEVPGNPGSSGLYYRLEGPDGRVLTDFYAQGNGTGQSGPVELPVSGVYRVRVSYNYDYWGEYRLRVLVASPPWQLEAEDNNTVGRANVPVFTRQGTNQWALIAGYLRAGDPGDVFALSYAPLGRSEPVFTLPENSQIRVALNRPSSSGLDPILEILNAAGTVVASAPAGTTNLTHTVLPGAAGRYYVRVRANTGTDGLLSQYLLSVEETIPQDTTSPQILGDTLPPEGSTTTNVWDRFTITFSEELSPATVNNASAYELRNAGPDDLFGTADDSLYILAVSPAYVNGTNASLLVTDGPLQPGRYRFSVATNLLDLGLNPLSAPYVRTFNVTNVPGYVLENRSNDTWAGATGLGLGGGEGA